The Halorubrum sp. BV1 genome has a window encoding:
- a CDS encoding GMC family oxidoreductase: protein MSGAESLGDEPADAEAVDRTPVPTADVCIVGAGPAGALVADRLAGDHEVVVLDAGPRFDPADRLARQERAVRPFYDRPDVWDVGGARDAHENAGERAYPLNHARVKGIGGSTLHWQGMVMRLHEDDFASETARGVGTDWPIAYADLRPYYAAAERELGVAGASDNPYAPPREEPHPMPPFEPSYSDSLFAEACEALGIDMHSVPNARNSEPYDDRSPCVGYGTCQPVCPSGAKYDATVHVERAEAQGATVIDRASVGRLEHDDEDRVTAAVYATPEGNEHRQEAEAFVVAAGGVETPRLLLLSASDRYPDGLANGSGRVGECFMDHLFAGAGGTLDEPTRQNHVGFYTSACDQFYDEADETQAPFKLEFFNYAGPSPVEMALSGDDWGDPLLERLRDGYGNHVAIGGLVEQLPDADNRVTLADDRTDDHGNPVPQIEWSVDDRALDTVERANEIQVEILAELGADVEWVAGPDATGPAYHQMGTTRMSADPERGVVDADCRTHDLENCWIASSSVFPTSGAMNPTLTIAALALRVADDVDARLAGT from the coding sequence GTGAGCGGCGCGGAGAGCCTCGGAGACGAGCCCGCCGACGCCGAGGCAGTCGACCGCACCCCCGTCCCGACCGCGGACGTCTGTATCGTCGGTGCAGGGCCGGCGGGAGCGCTCGTCGCCGACCGGCTCGCCGGCGATCACGAGGTCGTGGTGCTCGACGCGGGACCGCGGTTTGACCCCGCGGATCGGCTCGCGAGACAGGAGCGCGCCGTCCGCCCGTTCTACGACCGCCCGGACGTGTGGGACGTCGGCGGCGCTCGCGACGCTCACGAGAACGCGGGGGAGCGGGCGTATCCGCTGAACCACGCCCGCGTGAAGGGGATCGGCGGGTCGACGCTCCACTGGCAGGGGATGGTGATGCGCCTCCACGAGGACGACTTCGCCTCCGAAACGGCTCGGGGAGTCGGCACCGACTGGCCGATAGCGTACGCCGACTTGCGGCCCTACTACGCGGCGGCCGAGCGCGAACTCGGCGTCGCCGGCGCGTCGGACAACCCCTACGCGCCGCCCCGCGAGGAACCGCACCCGATGCCGCCGTTTGAACCCTCCTACAGCGACTCGCTTTTCGCCGAGGCCTGCGAGGCGCTGGGGATCGACATGCACTCGGTGCCGAACGCGCGCAACTCCGAGCCGTACGACGACCGGTCCCCCTGCGTCGGCTACGGCACCTGCCAGCCCGTCTGTCCGAGCGGTGCGAAGTACGACGCGACGGTCCACGTCGAGCGTGCGGAAGCCCAGGGCGCGACCGTGATCGACCGCGCGAGCGTCGGGCGGCTCGAACACGACGACGAGGATCGGGTGACCGCCGCCGTCTACGCGACGCCGGAGGGCAACGAGCACAGACAGGAAGCGGAGGCCTTCGTCGTCGCCGCCGGCGGCGTGGAGACGCCGCGACTCCTCCTCCTTTCCGCCTCTGACCGCTACCCCGACGGGCTCGCGAACGGGAGCGGTCGCGTGGGCGAGTGCTTCATGGACCACCTCTTTGCGGGCGCGGGCGGCACGCTCGATGAACCCACTCGCCAGAACCACGTCGGCTTCTACACGAGCGCGTGCGACCAGTTCTACGACGAGGCCGACGAGACGCAGGCTCCGTTCAAGCTGGAGTTTTTCAACTACGCCGGTCCCTCACCGGTCGAGATGGCGCTATCGGGCGATGACTGGGGCGACCCCCTCTTGGAGCGGCTGCGCGACGGGTACGGCAACCACGTCGCGATTGGCGGGCTCGTCGAGCAGCTCCCCGACGCCGACAACCGGGTCACCCTCGCCGACGACCGCACCGACGACCACGGCAACCCGGTCCCGCAGATCGAGTGGAGCGTCGACGACCGCGCGCTCGACACGGTTGAGCGCGCGAACGAGATCCAAGTCGAGATCTTAGCGGAACTCGGCGCGGACGTGGAGTGGGTCGCCGGCCCCGACGCGACCGGCCCCGCCTACCACCAGATGGGGACGACGCGGATGAGCGCTGACCCCGAGCGGGGCGTCGTCGACGCCGACTGCCGGACGCACGACCTAGAGAACTGTTGGATCGCCTCAAGTTCCGTCTTCCCCACCAGCGGCGCGATGAACCCGACGCTCACCATCGCCGCGCTCGCGCTCCGCGTCGCCGACGACGTCGACGCGCGGCTCGCGGGGACGTGA
- a CDS encoding gluconate 2-dehydrogenase subunit 3 family protein has translation MELTRRDAAAALAALGATGGVALGVRRAGANGDGDASGDGSVDGESATGEGLPDDEAVRETMRAVATVVYPEAVSGVDAFVDGFLDGRLDGSAHDAGIRAAVADVESVARSWYDAPLTGLSASDRESVLRELGVDTAEEDPHGTTAERVRYYVVNELLVALYASPTGGGLVGIENPQGYAGGAESYTRGPP, from the coding sequence ATGGAACTGACGCGACGCGACGCGGCGGCCGCGCTGGCCGCGCTCGGCGCGACGGGCGGCGTCGCGCTCGGCGTCCGGCGAGCGGGGGCCAACGGTGACGGCGACGCGTCGGGCGACGGCAGCGTGGACGGCGAGTCGGCGACCGGCGAGGGGCTTCCCGACGACGAGGCGGTCCGCGAGACGATGCGCGCGGTGGCGACGGTCGTCTACCCCGAGGCCGTGTCGGGCGTCGACGCGTTCGTCGACGGCTTCCTCGACGGTCGCCTCGACGGGTCGGCACACGACGCGGGGATCCGAGCGGCGGTCGCCGACGTCGAGTCGGTGGCGCGGTCGTGGTACGACGCCCCACTGACGGGCCTCTCCGCGTCGGACCGCGAGTCGGTGCTGCGGGAACTCGGCGTGGACACGGCCGAAGAAGACCCGCACGGAACGACGGCCGAGCGCGTCCGGTACTACGTCGTCAACGAACTGCTCGTGGCGCTGTACGCCTCGCCGACGGGCGGGGGACTGGTCGGCATCGAGAACCCGCAGGGGTACGCGGGCGGTGCCGAAAGCTACACCCGGGGGCCGCCGTGA